From Podospora bellae-mahoneyi strain CBS 112042 chromosome 3, whole genome shotgun sequence, the proteins below share one genomic window:
- a CDS encoding hypothetical protein (EggNog:ENOG503NYJ3; COG:S): MDRSEVGRQTTLPNGCTMAEAGDERTPLLSSTSVSHTTVSHSGASPDGPGIPRDHQGEDDDDVIQPRKHRRRLKKIWTSLKPSTESQILLSGFLITLSFSFTQVPILYAFHLMQCDHYYSTHPPYTGPGDRCNIDEIAAGMATQFSILGMSTTFCGTINLFVAGWTAKKIGPKYALMIQTLVPGIRVSTQILGLMAGGAKGMLMIQCTQIITVIGGPAGYLLIVNIIAGEVVPPLRRTAVFGMLQGCIMLGQGLAGGMMGDIWGISRPFEVAFCAFLLSTLYVAMVVPYIDASTISSAKKARGQGISQLFTPLRVLLPQRILSRNGTVTKHYGLMVLCAGIFLGVLATGYAPLLMQLYATAKFDFKQTENGWLTSGFAFMRGMFLIFAFPRIINRGRCWYMTRHPEAQQHHDHGNGHEETAHLATNPEEFEAPIGSFAEQEPVDAEPVKEDEGTEFDLYFLRISLVVDGVLTMCTAFATERWHIFLAAFLLPLASGSAPAAKGVMTEMCSPSQRADALNALGLVENIARLSTQGLFGFVFAALAEVGKPHLTFFVNAAIAILAYGMLLFSRFPPEGSKIVEDDADEDESS; encoded by the exons atGGACCGCTCTGAGGTTGGCCGCCAAACAACCCTGCCAAACGGGTGCACCATGGCTGAAGCAGGTGATGAGAGAACCCCCCTACTGTCGTCCACCAGCGTCTCCCACACCACTGTTTCTCACTCGGGTGCTTCCCCTGACGGCCCTGGTATTCCCAGAGACCACCAAGGcgaagacgatgatgatgtcatCCAGCCCAGAAAACATCGCAGGCGGTTGAAAAAGATCTGGACCTCACTCAAACCTTCGACCGAGAGTCAGATTCTTCTTTCTGGCTTTCTCATCACCCTGTCTTTCAGCTTCACCCAAGTCCC CATCCTCTATGCCTTCCACCTCATGCAATGCGATCACTACTACTCCACTCACCCACCCTACACCGGCCCCGGTGACCGCTGCAACATAGACGAGATCGCCGCCGGCATGGCCACGCAGTTTTCCATCTTGGGAATGTCTACCACGTTTTGCGGAACCATCAAcctgtttgttgctggctggaCAGCCAAAAAAATTGGCCCAAAGTATGCCTTGATGATTCAAACCCTGGTCCCTGGCATACGAGTGTCGACGCAGATTCTGGGGCTCATGGCTGGAGGAGCAAAGGGAATGTTGATGATCCAGTGCACGCAGATTATCACGGTCATTGGGGGACCTGCTGGGTATCTGTTGATTGTAAACATCATCGCTGGCGAAGTGGTGCCCCCACTGAGAAGGACAGCCGTGTTTGGAATGCTGCAGGGCTGTATCATGCTTGGCCAAGGCCTGG CCGGCGGCATGATGGGTGATATTTGGGGCATCAGCCGGCCTTTCGAAGTAGCCTTTTGCGCGTTTCTCTTGTCCACGCTTTATGTGGCCATGGTGGTGCCATACATTGATGCAAGCACCATCAGCAGTGCAAAGAAAGCTCGAGGCCAGGGCATCTCCCAGTTGTTTACACCCCTGAGAGTGTTGCTGCCGCAGCGAATCTTGTCTCGGAACGGGACCGTGACGAAACATTACGGACTGATGGTTCTTTGCGCCGGCATCTTTCTCGGTGTG CTGGCAACAGGATATGCGCCGCTGCTTATGCAGCTCTATGCCACAGCCAAGTTTGACTTCAAACAGACCGAGAATGGCTGGTTGACGTCAGGTTTTGCCTTTATGCGCGGTATGTTTTTAATATTTGCTTTCCcccgcatcatcaacaggGGACGATGTTGGTACATGACACGGCATCCAGAGGCGCAACAGCACCATGACCACGGCAATGGCCATGAAGAAACGGCTCACCTGGCAACCAACCCAGAAGAGTTTGAAGCACCTATCGGATCTTTTGCCGAGCAAGAGCCAGTGGACGCGGAGCCGGtcaaggaggacgaggggacCGAATTCGACCTGTATTTCTTGCGAATCAGCCTTGTGGTGGACGGGGTACTGACAATGTGCACGGCCTTTGCAACCGAGAGGTGGCATATATTTCTTGCTGCGTTTCTGCTCCCGCTGGCGTCTGGGTCAGCACCGGCGGCCAAAGGAGTCATGACTGAAATGTGCTCCCCATCTCAACGTGCGGACGCACTAAACGCACTGGGTCTGGTGGAAAACATTGCTCGGCTGTCAACACAGGGCTTGTTCGGCTTTGTATTTGCGGCTCTGGCTGAGGTCGGGAAGCCGCATCTTACCTTTTTTGTCAATGCT GCGATTGCCATTCTCGCGTACGGCATGCTGCTGTTTTCCCGCTTCCCTCCAGAGGGGAGCAAGATCGTCGAAGATGACGcggatgaagatgaaagCTCATAG
- a CDS encoding hypothetical protein (EggNog:ENOG503P227; COG:S), with protein MQVVLKGIRDPLWYARILEKHLESTTRAIRRQVLNKSNKRQHYRLTDQDLQEGTDHFLEAEGPPTIDYPFHRDSYYMLEAYLPNRSWIDGKWVYLPASLHERDVAGLINSLFPPTTANIISMEDVYQHFGRHSLWDKHDVFKSPTFDVTEIWVDSEGKNKSLIQNRKISSPDVDNWLDEPFCQSLPSLSGTGTRVVRIVWVGQDVVVGGGRSGPSTRILDQLAERWGLRSAMDYARSSFAGVSACPGRDNSTFFTVTYHPKLAVSWSYNITSIGVPRTHAVIFAEGEERAELSRILKSTWGPALATDAMFPALICSLLLAHELDSTLDDIKKVVREVEARTGHHRFTSRRETQPAAGELGQLSAQMSGCAAKLANGARKLKLVEEINHLISHHSSSPPLPAATQRNQTQPPNVASYRFYQTLPLQTETAQQLAGAPTAWVSLLSHRATMQQTELTYTQSRIDIQIRALFHLIAQQDNAIAFDTASATRSIAASSLQDSSSMKMLALVAMFFLPGSFIAALFSTPLFKWDEAAAAESESTMRVGIRPQFALFWAVTVPITVAVFIMYGVWMWVVKKKDKRRRKKGLQVLV; from the exons ATGCAGGTTGTTCTGAAGGGCATTCGCGATCCTCTTTGGTATGCTCGCATTCTCGAAAAGCACCTGGAGTCGACTACGCGCGCCATCCGACGCCAGGTGCtcaacaagagcaacaagcGCCAGCATTATCGACTCACTGACCAAGACCTACAAGAAGGAACCGACCACTTTCTTGAAGCCGAGGGGCCGCCTACCATCGACTATCCCTTCCACAGAGACAGTTACTACATGCTCGAAGCCTACCTGCCCAATCGCTCCTGGATTGATGGGAAATGGGTCTATCTACCAGCCAGCCTTCACGAGAGAGACGTCGCTGGTCTGATCAACAGTCTATTTCCT ccaacaacagccaacatcatcagcatGGAGGACGTCTACCAACACTTTGGACGGCACAGTCTTTGGGACAAGCACGATGTCTTCAAGTCCCCCACCTTTGATGTGACTGAAATATGGGTCGACTCGGAGGGCAAAAATAAAAGCCTTATTCAAAATCGAAAGATCTCTTCGCCCGACGTCGACAACTGGCTCGACGAACCTTTTTGTCAGTcgctcccctccctttccgGGACAGGCACCCGGGTGGTCCGCATCGTGTGGGTTGGTCaagatgtggtggtgggagggggtcgtTCTGGTCCATCAACCAGAATTCTGGATCAGCTGGCGGAGAGGTGGGGACTGCGGTCTGCAATGGACTATGCTCGCAGCTCCTTTGCTGGTGTCTCCGCATGCCCCGGCCGGGATAactccaccttcttcaccgtcACCTATCACCCAAAGTTGGCAGTCTCATGGTCCTACAACATCACCTCCATCGGAGTCCCTCGAACTCATGCTGTCATCTTTGCtgagggggaagagagggCCGAGTTGTCCCGTATTCTCAAGTCAACCTGGGGGCCGGCACTGGCCACCGATGCCATGTTCCCGGCTCTTATCTGCAGCTTACTACTGGCCCACGAGCTAGACAGCACCTTGGACGATATCAAAAAGGTGGTTCGTGAGGTGGAGGCTCGTACGGGACACCACAGATTCACTAGTCGAAGAGAAACACAGCCTGCGGCGGGGGAACTCGGTCAGCTGTCAGCTCAGATGAGCGGGTGCGCTGCCAAGCTGGCAAATGGTGCTCGCAAGCTGAAGCTAGTCGAGGAAATCAACCATCTCATCAGTCAccattcttcctctcctccgctACCTGCAGCAACGCAACGTAATCAGACGCAACCACCGAATGTGGCCTCTTATCGCTTCTATCAAACCCTGCCCCTCCAAACGGAGACGGCACAACAGCTGGCTGGCGCGCCAACAGCATGGGTTTCCCTGCTCTCCCACCGTGCCACCATGCAGCAGACTGAGTTGACGTACACACAATCCCGCATCGACATCCAGATCCGGGCCCTCTTCCACCTGATTGCACAGCAAGACAACGCCATCGCTTTCGACACAGCCTCGGCGACTCGGAGCATCGCTGCTTCCAGCCTTCAGGACTCGAGCAGCATGAAGATGCTGGCTTTGGTAGCTATGTTCTTCCTGCCTGGTAGCTTCATCGCGGCACTATTCAGCACCCCGCTTTTCAAGTGGGATgaagcggcagcggcagagTCAGAGTCTACCATGAGGGTGGGGATAAGACCACAGTTTGCGCTCTTTTGGGCCGTTACTGTTCCCATCACGGTTGCGGTATTCATCATGTACGGGGTATGGATGTgggtggtcaagaagaaagacaaaaggagaaggaagaagggTCTGCAGGTACTTGTGTGA
- a CDS encoding hypothetical protein (EggNog:ENOG503PXM9) — protein sequence MLLQALILGIAALEHIHGLPTSASQPVGARQYYPDPDDPSLPPSPEDCLRLSFSEPAWSIYDPALLSVNVSDGGTQGDIRFYTRNVATGQHADCRVTNIELNPKGAQLETWYNCNVTDLQFQFLLDDFQVRLRGGWKCADSDLSFHGHGVWEEPVVQGCLEEWNTPRGQETLCIMGGSYVAATLTSPMDLQPQWPLLPYTPFERAWRCVDRSWDPEFTVHSLEYQHHEGSYEFTLDLENHSSGERTVCKSEILEERGLPTDGSTPWVKCLAENATLDVLLDRTYDILGIRQEWKCSDNVKDIEPEEYRATGLIQARLDCAKPTDKKHKDYTCTLPAASPLTFTGYPAIDKTVLPPFPHTFYNRSCTINSISNTHTLTLNEYKIETADDGKLEGTFSFYNPGPGETWSLSQIPVLNDATWHECTPGKGTELPWQLARCSYALSLHEKSPEIRFDLAWYCDDRDPSNAILFEASAQADLTGKTACQGGICQFPSGITEVALQVTNLTWETGHGVMQKGPILPWV from the exons ATGCTGCTTCAAGCACTGATTCTTGGCATCGCTGCCCTCGAGCACATCCACGGCCTTCCAACTTCAGCCAGCCAACCTGTGGGAGCCCGTCAGTACTATCCGGATCCCGACGACCCATCTCTTCCCCCGTCTCCTGAAGATTGCCTCAGGCTATCCTTCAGCGAGCCAGCGTGGTCCATCTACGATCCCGCACTGCTGTCAGTGAATGTCTCAGATGGAGGCACTCAAGGCGATATTCGCTTCTACACCAGAAACGTCGCTACTGGCCAACATGCAGATTGCAGAGTGACCAATATCGAACTCAACCCAAAGGGCGCCCAGTTGGAAACTTGGTACAACTGCAATGTCACAGACTTGCAATTTCAGTTTCTTCTCGATGACTTTCAGGTGAGACTGAGGGGTGGATGGAAGTGCGCTGACTCTGA CCTGAGTTTCCACGGACATGGTGTCTGGGAAGAACCTGTCGTTCAAGGTTGTCTGGAAGAGTGGAATACACCTCGTGGCCAAGAGACGCTTTGCATCATGGGAGGATCATATGTCGCTGCCACGCTGACTAGTCCGATGGATCTACAACCTCAATGGCCCCTGCTTCCCTACACACCTTTTGAGAGGGCGTGGAGATGCGTCGATCGCTCATGGGATCCCGAGTTTACTGTCCACAGCTTGGAATACCAGCATCACGAGGGTTCATACGAGTTTACTCTGGATCTTGAGAATCATTCCAGCGGCGAAAGGACAGTCTGCAAATCCGAGATACTTGAGGAGAGGGGCCTACCTACCGATGGCTCAACACCGTGGGTAAAGTGTTTGGCTGAGAATGCCACGCTCGACGTTCTGCTGGACAGGACGTATGATATCCTGGGGATTCGCCAGGAGTGGAAGTGTAGTGACAATGTCAAGGATATTGAGCC AGAAGAATATCGTGCCACGGGATTGATTCAGGCACGCCTTGATTGTGCCAAACCGACAGACAAAAAACACAAAGACTATACTTGTACCCTACCTGCCGCATCACCATTGACATTTACTGGATATCCTGCCATCGACAAAACCGTGCTCCCGCCTTTCCCTCACACTTTCTACAACAGAAGTTGCACAATCAActccatcagcaacacccacACTCTTACCTTGAACGAGTACAAGATTGAAACGGCTGATGACGGAAAACTCGAGGGGACTTTCAGTTTCTATAATCCTGGGCCCGGAGAAACGTGGAGCCTGTCCCAGATTCCTGTGCTCAACGATGCAACTTGGCATGAGTGCACTCCTGGGAAGGGAACAGAACTGCCTTGGCAATTGGCCAGATGCAGTTATGCACTTTCTTTGCACGAAAAGTCGCCCGAAATCCGCTTTGATCTGGCATGGTACTGTGATGATCGCGATCCAAGTAATGC CATCTTGTTCGAAGCCAGCGCTCAAGCAGACTTAACTGGGAAAACTGCCTGCCAGGGCGGAATTTGCCAGTTCCCCTCAGGGATAACAGAGGTGGCACTCCAAGTTACTAATTTGACGTGGGAAACCGGGCATGGAGTCATGCAGAAGGGCCCAATCTTACCTTGGGTATAG
- a CDS encoding hypothetical protein (CAZy:AA7; EggNog:ENOG503P0WN; COG:C) gives MVHLPSVGLAFAAASGLLQTVTAAPQASTDSTSTASTTSFLGGLFDFLDVANLTVTHHNGKLYGCKCSPGQLCWPQQWKWNQLNTTVGGNLKLHIPPAASCYNTFTGPLGTVNTYDAAACADVHANWEDEMWTVEKPGAALWTYFTNETCRPTLNPTDSCTLGYYGVYVISATTRNHIKAGIDFARRNNIRLVIRNTGHDFIGRSTGAGSLIINTHSFQDVNWISSYAGPGSYSGPAVTIAAGVQGRSILEQGHAQVPPKVIVTGECPTVGVAGGFIQGGGHGPWTTLKGLSADNVLAFEAITASGHFVTANEAQNSDLFWALKGGGPSAFAVILSVTMKTFDDVSSAGATFYVNNTHIGFDNDAYWNATSIFHKWSNHFVDNGLYVYYELFPFTLRAQPFVAIGKTVAELNAIVAPMLAELTANGIPYEWNPKSFPTFFDLYVDLFEAEAAGGSALTGGWLFDHNDVATNNDGIIEAFKTVFSPRPDIFSFIVGHLFNPGYGAPVSNSATHPSWRNATDFVITVLPVPLGASKAVKADYQNVLTNTIDQALRDASGSGATYVNEADPYQPNWQGHFWGSEYPRLKQIRKKWDPLGVFYSIATPGTEDWEVIQDTRLCKKL, from the exons ATGGTCCACCTTCCTTCTGTTGGGCTGGCCTTTGCTGCCGCCTCTGGCCTTCTCCAGACCGTTACTGCCGCCCCTCAGGCCTCGACCGacagcacctccaccgcgTCGACCACGTCCTTCCTCGGCGGTCTCTTTGACTTCTTGGACGTTGCCAACCTCACCGTCACCCACCACAACGGCAAGCTCTATGGCTGCAAGTGCTCGCCCGGTCAGCTCTGCTGGCCCCAGCAATGGAAGTGGAATCAGTTGAACACCACCGTGGGTGGCAACTTGAAACTTCACATACCCCCTGCTGCGTCGTGCTATAACACCTTCACCGGTCCCTTGGGCACTGTCAACACCTACGATGCTGCCGCCTGCGCTGACGTGCATGCCAActgggaggatgagatgtGGAC TGTTGAGAAGCCGGGTGCCGCCCTCTGGACATACTTCACCAACGAGACCTGCCGGCCCACTCTCAATCCCACCGACAGCTGCACGCTGGGCTACTATGGCGTTTATGTCATCTCTGCCACCACCCGCAACCACATCAAGGCCGGCATTGACTTTGCTCGCCGCAACAACATCCGCCTGGTCATCCGCAACACCGGCCACGACTTTATCGGCCGCAGCACCGGTGCCGGttccctcatcatcaacacccacagCTTCCAGGATGTCAACTGGATTTCGTCGTATGCCGGTCCCGGCTCGTACTCTGGTCCTGCCGTGACCATTGCTGCCGGTGTCCAGGGCCGCTCCATCTTGGAGCAGGGCCATGCTCAGGTTCCTCCCAAGGTGATTGTTACTGGCGAATGCCCAaccgttggtgttgctggtggcttCATCCAGGGCGGTGGCCACGGTCCCTGGACTACGCTCAAGGGTCTTTCTGCCGACAATGTTCTCGCCTTTGAGGCCATCACAGCGTCTGGCCACTTTGTCACTGCCAACGAGGCCCAAAACTCTGATCTTTTCTGGGCTCTCAAGGGCGGTGGTCCTTCGGCTTTTGCCGTCATCCTGTCCGTCACCATGAAGACGTTTGACGATGTCTCGTCTGCCGGTGCCACCTTCTatgtcaacaacacccacatTGGTTTTGACAATGACGCTTACTGGAACGCCACCAGCATCTTCCACAAGTGGTCCAACCACTTTGTCGACAATGGGCTCTATGTCTACTATGAgctcttccccttcaccctccgcGCTCAGCCTTTTGTCGCCATTGGAAAGACGGTTGCCGAGCTCAATGCCATTGTTGCCCCCATGCTTGCTGAGCTCACCGCCAACGGAATTCCCTATGAGTGGAACCCCAAGTCCTTCCCGACCTTCTTCGACCTCTATGTCGATCTTTTCGAGGCCGAGGCTGCCGGTGGTTCTGCCCTTACGGGTGGCTGGCTGTTTGACCACAATGACGTTGCCACCAACAACGACGGCATCATTGAGGCTTTCAAGACGGTCTTTTCGCCCCGCCCCGacatcttctccttcattGTCGGTCACTTGTTCAACCCCGGCTACGGCGCTCCTGTCAGCAACAGCGCCACCCACCCTTCGTGGCGCAATGCCACCGACTTTGTCATCACTGTCCTGCCCGTCCCTCTGGGTGCCAGCAAGGCGGTCAAGGCCGACTACCAGAACGTCTTGACCAACACCATTGACCAGGCGCTCCGCGACGCCTCGGGCTCTGGGGCCACTTATGTCAACGAGGCTGACCCTTACCAACCCAACTGGCAGGGCCATTTCTGGGGCTCCGAGTACCCCCGCCTCAAGCAGATCCGCAAGAAGTGGGATCCCTTGGGAGTTTTTTACTCAATTGCCACCCCCGGCACCGAGGACTGGGAGGTTATCCAGGACACCAGACTCTGCAAGAAGCTTTAA
- a CDS encoding hypothetical protein (EggNog:ENOG50KOG0255; COG:G; COG:M) — MAARILNGFFSTVSQAGGLMFIKDMFFFHEQARKINIWASFIVMSPYVGPLFAAFMTETLHWSVPFWVYFGMNLLGMALVVAFLEETYYDRTIPSDQQPARGNRFARLIGTAQWKSRHLRNTFGQACWRTVSVLLKPIVALSCVFYALTFAWAVGINTTLAIFVTPLYGFGPKQVGFFYFTPVVAVALGEATGHWLHDSLAKQYIRSHKGHFEPEVRLRAVVLAMPVVIVGLVLIGQCFENQWHFMATSVCWGLYVFGMMITTVALSSYCLDSYPEASGEVSAWLNMARTVGGFIVSYFQVRWAEAQGTKQSFGIQAGICGGAILFIVALIVWGKRLRIWAGPLNFATT, encoded by the exons ATGGCGGCCCGTATTCTCAACGGCTTCTTCTCGACAGTCAGCCAGGcaggggggttgatgtttATCAAAGACATGTTTTTCTTTCATGAACAGGCGAGGAAGATCAACATTTGGGC ATCATTTATTGTCATGTCCCCCTACGTCGGTCCTCTCTTTGCCGCCTTCATGACAGAAACACTACACTGGTCAGTGCCATTTTGGGTGTACTTTGGCATGAATTTGCTGGGAATGGCACTGGTCGTTGCATTTCTGGAAGAGACATACTATGACAGGACCATACCATCGGACCAACAGCCTGCTCGAGGCAACCGTTTTGCCAGACTGATCGGCACCGCCCAATGGAAGTCTCGACATCTCCGCAACACCTTTGGCCAAGCTTGTTGGAGAACCGTCAGTGTGCTTCTCAAGCCAATCGTAGCTCTCTCGTGCGTTTTTTACGCCTTG ACGTTTGCATGGGCGGTGggcatcaacaccacgctGGCCATATTTGTCACCCCACTGTACGGCTTCGGACCAAAACAAGTGGGATTCTTCTATTTCACCccggtggttgctgtggcACTGGGGGAGGCAACAGGCCACTGGCTGCATGACTCTCTCGCCAAACAGTATATCCGCTCTCACAAGGGACATTTTGAGCCCGAGGTGCGCCTGCGAGCCGTAGTTCTGGCAATGCCAGTTGTCATTGTCGGCCTAGTTCTCATCGGGCAGTGCTTTGAGAACCAGTGGCACTTCATGGCCACCAGCGTCTGCTGGGGCCTTTATGTTTTCGGCATGATGATCACCACAGTAGCACTGAGTAGTTACTGCCTTGATAGCTACCCGGAGGCATCTGGCGAGGTTTCGGCGTGGCTCAACATGGCCCGGACTGTCGGAGGGTTTATCGTCAGCTATTTTCAGGTCAGATGGGCCGAAGCTCAGGGAACGAAGCAGAGCTTCGGGATCCAGGCTGGCATCTGCGGCGGTGCTATTTTGTTCATTGTCGCTTTGATAGTGTGGGGGAAGAGGCTGAGAATTTGGGCGGGACCACTAAACTTTGCAACGACGTAA